Genomic DNA from Betta splendens chromosome 10, fBetSpl5.4, whole genome shotgun sequence:
AGTTTTGactgcagtgtttcattttggtaAAGATGGGTTTGTGTGTAGAGTTTTGACATTTTGCCAAATTCTGGAACAACAACAGTTTGTTGTCAAGGCTGCAGATCTGCTCTTTGACCGTCACATGTCCAGGATAGCACCACTTTGTTAATAAAAATGGCAACTCCCCCTCCTCGCTTCTTCCTGGTCCCCACTGGGTCTCTGTCGAAGCGCACAGTGCTGAATCCGTCAATGTTAACACTGGTGTCTCGGATGTCGTCATGCAAccaggtctccgtgaaacacatcaaactacACTCAGCAAAGATTTTTCCTCTCAAAAAAGAGACTTGCTGGCTTTGGTCAGAACTAGACTGAATGTGACTGCTGCATTGCTCAGGTTCTACAATAAATTAAACCTTCTCCAGAGTGCTCACGATCTCAGACTGGGACAAAGGTTCACCTTCCAACAAGACAATGACCATAAGCACACAGCTAAAATAACATTTCCCAACAACTTTGTGACTGTTCTTGAATGGCCCAGCCAGAGCTCTGACTTAAACCCAATTGAGCATCAATCGAGAGACTTGACATTACCTTCCAACCTGACAGAACTGGAGAGGATCTGCAAGCTGGAATAGCAGAGGATCCCTATATCCAGGTGTGAAAAACTTGTTGCATTATTCATAAAAAGGCTCATAGCTGTGTTAGCTCAAAAGCGGGCTTCTACTGCGTATGAGCAAAGAGTCTGAATACTTACGACAATGTGATATTTCAGTTATTTCTTTCTTAATAAATctgcaaaaatgtcaacaattctgtgtttttctgtcaataTGGGATTTTGTGTTTACAATGAGGAAGACAAACAAACTTTGTGTTTTTAGCAAATGGCTGCAAAATAATGGTAAATAAGGTTTAAGACAAGATGAAGAGTGTCATGACCACCAACATCCTCCTTCTCGTTTTGGCTGTCTTGCACGTTCTTTCAGGCCTCTTCTGGTTCCTGAGTGACCTCCTGTGTGTTGGGTCCCTGGCAGTTGTCTGATTTACAGAAAATCACACACAGATCACCTTTGTTGTTATCGAAACTCAGTCAGAGCTGAAGGCCTTGTGATGTTCCACTGTCTCATGCATTTGTGGTCGTGTGCTGCTCGACAATTTGACTGACAACTGGTCGTCGCTCCTGATGAAACCACACTTAAAAAAAGCTGCCAGAAGCTCACGCTGAGCCAACCTGCAGCTACAACCACTATGACCACCTGCTGTGAGGAAAAACCCAGCTTCCCTCActtactgctgctgctcagtgcagGCGTGGATACAGTAGCTCAGGCTTAATGTTTAATTGTGACGTCAAACCATGAACATCCTACTGGTTTTGTAGCTGTATGAGGAGTCTGACCTCTAGTACTAGAAGCTGCTACAGCAGAATAAACACACTCACCTGTGACACAAAGGCTCATTTGCAACCACAAACCACAGACTTTTGTTCTTGTCCGATCAACACCATCCTGTCAGACACAAGTCTCCTCTGATGAGATGCCTCTACTACTGTATATTGGCACTTGTTCATATGgtttgatgtacagtacatgtaaccAAGTAAACAAAAGTTTGTGTAGAATGTAAACTCCAGCCACAGTCAGATCACTAAATGTGCCCTCTTAGTAAAACAAATGGACACTGTGTAAATGCCCCCCCTTAAAATTATGAAaataacacacaataaaataGATACTTCATTTAGAAGATGTCTTCTCTGTGTTTCGGACTTTCTGGTCAAGAGTTCAGGATAGTTCTTTCCAAGTGGTGGATCGTAAGCCAGATGATGGCAGCAGAGTAAAGGCAGAGcagcacgagtgcaggaagcaAAGTCAGAGAGCAAATAAAGGAAACAAAGCTGTACTGCTAAACTATTTTGGATGAACACAACCATCAGATGTTGTATTGTTGCTACATTAGTAGGTAGCGGTGCTCCCTCCAGGTACATGTATAGTACCTTGAGGTTTcagcattatttattatttaacaatTGTTTATACCTGTAGACACAGTTACGTCAGTACAATATCTGAACTCTCCCAGTAAAACTCCTCTCACATTTTTGTATTTGGcagatatttaaaaatatagcAACTTGACTATTAGACCTGGGACTGTGTTACTATGAGTTTTGCCTTTTGTGTCATTATCACTTTTAAAGACTTTGTTTTAGTCATCAGTCAAGCACGTtggcataaaaaacaaaaacacatttagtttttttatttgatttcacaCCGAGGTGAACCATCGAGCTGTGATCAGATACCTGCAGGTATTACATCTTCTGCAAAGTGCACAGGAAGGCCATTTTCACATGCGATTACAATTCTCCTGGTGCGATCTTGACCCCGGTACTCGCAGCGAGGGGGTCTGGCCTGATTTCTCAGTGTACAGACAATGATGTTGAAGGGTTGGAGGCTGATCCTCAGGTCTCTGCCGCGTGGGTACGGCTCCCCAGCCTGCCCACAGATGTTCTTGATCAAGTTGGTGCCAGCTTTGATGAAGGTGTTGGTTTCCTTACAAGCATTGGTGTTGGCCTCTTTGATTCCTCTGCTTCGTATTACATCATCACATCTATCGACGCGCATCTGCCCGTAGATGTGCTGGTTTATGAAGTGTCTGTAGCGATCATTCTGggaaagcacagcagcagagaggagcaccagcagcaaGAACACAAGCTGGACCTTCATTTTATCTGTTGAAGGACACAACATTTTTATCATCCTTTAACTTGTAAAGGATGTGGTTATTATGAATACATTCTGATCAAAAGAACCACAACCACTAAAAAACACCCATGTGCAAGTACTTTACAAAGAACAATCAGATCAGTACAAAtcaagtgtgtttttttatgtacaGGACACTACTGAATTATAAGAACACCTACATCATCTTATGAAAAtaatattcaaaataaaattatttaccTGTAGCACAGTTCCTGAAGCACTGAAGCATCAGTAAACTGTGGAATGTTTTATACAGACACTGGTGCCGCCCACAGGATTTGCATAGTGAAGAAATATGATCCCATCCTGGATTATTCAAAATGGATTTATTAAATTTCATCTGATCAAATTCCGTGAGATGGTGGCGACAAATCATCTTTGTGCTGGTGGGTCGTTGACCCAGACAAAGTCTGCTCATAAGACACAAGACGCATCTCAGACTGGTCCCAGCTCCCTCTCTTTAAAACCAGGGAGTGGGGTCTTAACCTCTCAAACTACATGAAGCAGAACTAACGTTGACATTGCTTGTTTATCTAAAGGGACATTGACCAGATATTCTGCGCAACCAGCTTCCCGGAATCAGGCAGATCAGATTTGTTTTTGCCAGAAATACAAAGGTCTCAATGAGATCATGGTCTAAGTAGGACGCAAAGCAAAACTCTATCAAACAATATAGTTTTATGCTTTATACCAAACATgtatgcatgtttttattacaaATTGAAAACAAAAGGCAGTCAAATGCTTTCGAAATTCAAAAAATCCTCTCCCTAAAATGCATGTTTAtgtaaatttaatatttaattactttaaatgtataatgttaaatgttttacgTGACCAGTTTCGTTATTCATCAATAACAAGATTTTGGAAATTTCATTGCATCTAACCTTAATAATTTAGCATTTACATGAGCCATCTTTAGTTCACTACAGCGATAGTACTCGCCAGGTTAGCAGACTATGTGCAGCATGCTAGTTAGGCTAACGTTACGAGCATTAGTATTATATTTATTCCACATACCACTTATTAGCTTgacatcttttttgttttctcctcctcttcttcttcttctttttcaccTCTGGATGGGTAAGTCGTCTTCATCAGCAGGCATCCCATTAAACAAAATGTCTCATAGAATCCTTTCagacctctgcttcttcctggaGGCTCATCAACTGGCAGCCCAAACACCTGCCTACTCTACCTGCAGCACCTCTGTCAAATGTAATACTTTTATAATCCATTGACAAATGTCCTTAAGCAAGAGTCTCCACATCATCAACAAAGAAGTACTTACTGCCAATAAACGGCAGTAAGTACAATGGTTCAATATTTAAAGGTTACAGAACACAAGTGTAAGACAAACTGTGGAGTGAGAGGAGGCGTCAGTCAGGTTACTTGTCTGGGAGCAGGTGAGGAAAAAGGCCCAGGTGGAAACAATTAGTGGTGATTGTTGTAAAGTTGAGTTTACTGGGGGTTGGATGGTAAACAGGACccaattttcaaaataaaagctagaCCAGGAAGTCAATTCTGACTCTGCTGTATGACCATACACCTCTTTTCACAGAATAAATAGTCTCCAGCAAcattaaaacactgtaaaactAGAGGATAGTTGCtcttaaattaattaaatgctATTGGACAGATTTTTGCTCTTTGCATATTGCAGTCTGCAGCCTGACGCCAATGTCCTGGAAAGAGAGACTGTGGTGTAGATTTGTTTTATGTTAGGAAAACATCTTTAATAGCTTTAATAAATGgctattaaatgtatttaatagcCACGTAAGTAAAGTGGGCTGAAGTGCTGTAATAATAAATAGTTTATATTATTATGCATTTTGTTACAGAGGTTTGTAGTCACAAATCAAAAGGCATTTATGATTAGTGTAGTTTCAATTGTAGTTTAATTTTAACATTCAACATAAGTAACAATTATTATCACTCATATAGTCATGTTTTTAAAATTGAACTTGAAATGACTTTTGTTGTTAATAACTGAGGTGTTTTCTTCTCTTCACAATGAAAATCTGACCTTTTAGGAGAAGAGGTAACCAGAGCACGAAGGAGACAAAAAGTGAAGGACTGAATGAATCAGAGCAGAAATGAGAACGAAAAAGAAAAGGAGTGAATATTCTCTCCTGCAAAAGGAGAGAGTAGAGAAAAACATGAAGCAGGATCAGACGGAGCGAAAGGtggaaaactgaaaaacaaggtGGAAAACTGAAATAATGGATAACACTGATATGTCAACAATAGCAGAGCTGTAAATAAACTGTTGTAAACAGAGCAACAATATATAAAGTAAACAATACAGTAGTAGTTACATTATAGTTTCTCACTATGATTTTAATTATGTTAGTCGCAGTTAATACAAACCTACAGAGTTGTTCAGTTGTGTCGGTCGGTTCACGAGTATAAAGGAACAAAGGCAGGTGAGTCATGAATGAGGAGGTTCGCTGAGGTCAGACTGCTGTCGTTTGGTCTGTGAGTCTGTAGTCACGTTTTTAGCCTCAGCGCTGAActgactgaaactgactgaaactgactgactgactgaaactGACGGACTGACTGCCCATCAAATGCACAGACCTGCACGGAGTCATCAGACTAAAGATGAGGGTTCAGCCTCTGGAGATGTAATGACTCCAGGGGAATGTGGGGAGATTAAGGCTTCTCTTCTATTTGGCTCAATTGACTTTCTTTGGAATATCGACACATTTCAAAGGACAATGGTCAACTTAGGAAGGTGCCACACACAACACTAACACAATACTGCATGAACCCAAACGAGTATGAACATTCAGTAGCAACACGATTCACTGTCAAAATAAGCACAAGGCACTGGAAGTGTAAAGATCAGCTGTTTGCGTCATCGTTCGACATCTGTTTAAGGCAAATTCAGTTTGCTTTGGTGTAAATGCTTCATTTAAGGCTCCTTCATCAGTCAGAGAATGAAGCGTTTCTGCGGTTTAGTAAACGTGGCCATAATGCGACTGATAGTGAATGACTGGAAACCCCCGTGTTTGCGTTGGTTTGCTTGGTTTGTACCGATTCCAGGTGTTTGTGTTGAAGCTCATGCGGCTCCGAGTCCTGTGTGCAACAGCAAAACCGGAGAATGACACAACGTTTGAACCAAGTGTTAAAACCGTCTCTGTGGAAAGAGTCTTTATGTCTTCTCCACAAACACCGTGTGAGAGCGACGTCGTTGTGAAGCAGGTTAACTACACGCTCAGTTCCCTTCAGCCTCCGGGAGGGCGTCACCTCATCCTCCCTGTGGAACAACCGGCTCCCACGTCAGCACATCAGCATCATGCAAATTACACTTAGAAAATATACAGTTCATTGGGTTAGGgtaaatatttatatagaaTTATACAGACATATAAACTCATGTCACCTTTAGGAATGTTAATCTAGTTTGTGGTATACTTTTGCTTCTTACAAGGtacaaaataacatttataCTATGTAACACATTatataataaacattaaaaaacagcTCATCAGTCCTTTAATCATCTCTTAGCAAAAATccataataaaaataagttCTATGTTTTTCTCACTTATATCTTACAATATATTTTCTCTCTGTCATAAAACACGCACACTTGTCCCATTTCTTGTTGTGTCTCGGCAGCAAAACGGCCGCGATCAAAGCGAATGTGgggaactgaaaaaaaaaaaaatcacataatAACGAAGCTCATCGACGCGGCGACGCCTCAGAGCCAAAGCTCCGACACGCGTGATTCACAAAAACGGCAGCGGCGCCGTTACAACGGGCACCTGGAGCAGCCGCACTCCAGCGcgctctccagctcctcggagAACGAGGCGCCGTCGCTGCAGCGGAacaccaccttcctcctccggcTCTTGGTGACGCCGCAGCAGACgccgggcggcgccgcggcctggCAGGACCGGGGGCAGTCCACGCGGGGGACCTTGCTGGTGGACGTGCAGGTTCTGGTGGGCTGGTGGCGCCGGAGCTGCTCCCTCAGCATCTCCCCCTGACACGTCagctctggacacacacacaccgacatcACGGTGAGAATCTCACTATCTGCacctttgcttttgtttttttgcttctcttcatcctaccTGAGTCGCAGGCGGCTCCGGTGTAGCCGGGCTGACACAGGCACACCGGCTCCCCGCCCTCCGACACGCGGCACTCCCCGTGGCCACAGCGCCGCCCTCTGCAGGCCGCCGGCTCCTGCCGTCGGTCACAGAACTGGCCCTGGAAGCCGAGGCTGCACTGACAGCTGTAGGACTGGCCCTTGGCCACGCACTGACCGTGAACGCACCTGGAGCAGGACGTGGGGAGGAAACATGAGGCCTCGGGCCTGGGATCGAACACAGTGATGGAGCGGCATCAATAGCGGGCGGCCGAGGGGCGCGTGGGCCTACCTGCTGTTCTGACAGGGGCCCGGTACCGTGGTCTGGTCACACAGCGGCCCGCTGCGTCCGGGGCCACAGTCGCAGGTCACCCCCGCCTCACCCCCCTCCCTGCATGAGCCCTGAGCGCACACGCTGCACGAGTGACACCCTGCGAGGACGCTGTCGCTCTGGTGAGAGGACgaaagacacagacatgtaAATAATGCACCATAATAAGGAAATGACAGAAGGTTACTGCATGCACTGTATGGAGGATCGGCACTATTGCCATCATTTGGATTGTAGACGATGATATGAGTCAGCAtcagtgttttcctccatctctgGTACGGTGAGTAGTCCGTTATGAGCCTCTTTGGCCCTTGTGCAGTAATTAccttgcctcctcctcctcctgtggttCTGTAGCTGAGGTCTTGAGGCTCCCCGTTGATTCGGACATTGTGAATACAGCCATTAAAAGCCTGAAGGGAGCGGTCGGGTCCGGGCCGCAGACCCAAGGCCACAACCTGAGACGGGACCCCTGGGAAATTAGAAAAAAGGAGTTAGGAGtagtagagtgtgtgtgtgtgtgtgcccacctCCTATGTAAAGCTGGCTGTtatggtcgtgtgtgtgtgtgtgtgtgtgtgtgtgtgtgtgtgtgtgtgtgtgtgtgtgtgtgtgtgtgtgtgtgtgcccacctCCTATGTAAAGCTGGCTGTTgtggtcatgtgtgtgtgtgtgtgtgtttgtgcgcgtgtgcccACCTCCTATGTAAAGCTGGCTGTTgtggtcatgtgtgtgtgtgtgtgtgtgtgtgtgtgtgtgtgtgtgtgtgtgtgtgtttgtgcgcgtgtgcccACCTCCTATGTAAAGCTGGCTGTtgtggtcgtgtgtgtgtgtgtgtgtatgtgtgtgtgtctgtctgtgtgtgtgcatgtgtgtgtgtgtgtgcgtgtgtgtgtgtgtgtgtgtgtgtgtgtgtgtgtgtgtgtgtgtgtgtgtgtgagtgtgtgtgcatgtgtgtgtatgtgtgtgtgtctgtctgtgtgtgtgcatgtgtgtgtgtgtgcgtgtgtgtgtgtgtgtgtgtgtgtgtgtgtgtgtgtgtgtgtgtgtgtgtgtgtgtgtgtgtgtgtgtgcgcgtgtgcccaCCTCCTATGTAAAGCTGGCTGTtgtggtcgtgtgtgtgtgtgtgtgtgtgtgtgtgtgtgtgtgtgtgtgcccacctCCTATGTAAAGCTGGCTGTtgtgatcgtgtgtgtgtgtgtgtgtgtgcgcgcgtgcccACCTCCTATGTAAAGCTGGCTGTtgtggtcgtgtgtgtgtgtgtgtgtgtgtgtgtgtgtgtgtgtgtgtgcccacctCCTATGTAAAGCTGGCTGTtgtgatcgtgtgtgtgtgtgtgtgtgtgcgcgcgtgcccACCTCCTATGTAAAGCTGGCTGTTGTGGTCCACGGAGGGCTGCCGCGCCAGCTTGCCCAGGCTCTTGGGAGCTCCGTTGTCCACCACCAGACTGAGCGAGCGGTTCTGAATTAGCAGCTCCACCGTGTGGAAGAGGCCGTCGTTCACAGACTCCACGCTGTTAAACACAGAACAAAGGACGGGGAGGTTTTCAGCGTGGTTTCTGTTGTAATAAATTACAGCTGAATTCTACACCAGACCTACACTACAACTCCgggaggaaaaacacaagacacaaaaCAGACTCCAAACATTTTCAAGTCAAAcatattatttttctttgttttgttgtttttgcaaaTGGACCAAACTAAATGAAAAAAGAATCTGTGTTGAAGCACTCCAACATAAAGCACACTGATAACGTCCTCCACACACAAACCGACCTCCTGCTGAAAGAggctaaatctgcccctgatgTGACCGTGGGTTTCCAACATGGGGGGTGAGGCCCGGAAATGGGTCCCTGACCGCACAGATGTTTGCTCAGAGATGGGGTGAGGCTCAATTTAAACTACTCAGGCCAGACTATTTGTGAGATACAGGAGCCTGCAGTGGAGCAGGATCGTGACCTGCTGCACCTTTCCTGACCTTGGGAACAgattgtgtgtctctgtgtatgAGAGTGTGCGTCTGAGATTCCCCACTAAGCGGTTTTTGCTGGAGACGCGACAGACAGCTACAGAGACAGTGGTTTGGCACCGGCCGAGgagtggagagagagcgagagagagagagagagagagagcgagagagaggtgGTAAAGTTGACTGTGCCTCCGTTCACCCAAGTTCCTCCTTCCCTCAAactgcaagaaaacaaaaaaggtaaaaaaagggaaagacaAGCGAGGCCGCTCTTTCCGCTGGTGGTCTCTGGTCTAGACTCCCACAGCCAAACATCAGGACACTACATCTTTGTCTGCCTGCTGAGGATTGACAGCTGTTTACAGTGTGTTCAGGCTGCACAGACGCTGCGTGAGCGGCCGGTCGTGAGGCCGTGAGTGGTGGAGACGAGTCAGCGCGACGTCGGGCGAAACTGCTGATGCGCAGAAGATGATGAAAGAGGTGACGAGAATGGACTGAATCATAATCaaagggagaaaaagaagagaatggAGACGGAGCATTGTTCTTCCTGCTGTTACTTATGATGTATTACTTCGTTAAGCCCTTTTTAGGTCGTGCACTTCCACCACACAATAACAACAAACCCAACAATAGGTTTGTCCCCGTTGTGACTGCGCCGTCACTGATGCCACCGCTGCGCTGGCGCTCAGCGTTTAGCGTGTGGTTTCCACTTTAAGTGCTCCAAATTCACAGTGGACCCAAGACAGACACATACATGGTTTCCATTAGGAGCCGTGTAATTCAATAATGGCTTCAAACGGCCCCGCTGCCACCGAGCGGGATGAAGgtctgctggagagagaggagttcGCTGCCAtcgtctcctccgtctgcattctgctctgctcctccttccctcctttctctcctcacctccaccttgGTCTCATTGTtgctctgctcttcctctctcgccccgttcactcctgctccctctcctct
This window encodes:
- the LOC114864919 gene encoding ribonuclease-like 3 translates to MSRLCLGQRPTSTKMICRHHLTEFDQMKFNKSILNNPGWDHISSLCKSCGRHQCLYKTFHSLLMLQCFRNCATDKMKVQLVFLLLVLLSAAVLSQNDRYRHFINQHIYGQMRVDRCDDVIRSRGIKEANTNACKETNTFIKAGTNLIKNICGQAGEPYPRGRDLRISLQPFNIIVCTLRNQARPPRCEYRGQDRTRRIVIACENGLPVHFAEDVIPAGI